AAGAATCGAGATCACATCGGTCCAGTTCGTATCCCCGAAGCCCGGTGTCCGGTGCCACACATAAGGCTTAGGCCCATGGATTCCGTATTCCTTGATAATATCCCAGGCGATGGTTGCGTCCTTGCCGTGGACATGGAAGATCTTGTCCGTCCATTTGCGCAGCTGCGGGATCGGGTCAATCAGCTGCACCATCTGGTGGCAAGGCTCCCATTCCAGGCCGAGATTATCGGCAGGCACGGCGTTGAACATTTTCTCCCAGGCTGTGGGGTTATGAGCAATATTCCAGTCCCCTGCCCGCCAGTTCCCATCCATCGAGCAATTCTCAAAAGCGATCTTGACCCCGCGCTCCGCCGCCCGCTTCGACAGCTCACCGAACACCTCAGCGAACTTCGGAATCGACTCATCTATAGATACGCCAGGCAGACGTCCGGTGAAGCCGGAGACCAGATCCGTCCCGAACAAATGGGCATGGTCGATCAGCCGTTCCCAGCTGGCAACCGTATCTGAATTGTCACCTGTCCCTGTAAGCGGATTCCCGAATATGCCGACTGAAGAAATTGTGAAATCATGCTCCGCAGCCAGTTCACGCACCCGTGCCGCTGTTTCCGCCAAATCAGTAGTCCCTGTAGTCTGCCAAAAGGTTAAGCTGAAGGACTCGAATCCATGTCCTATAATCTGAGGAATGACTCTGAGCGCATCCCCGCCTCCAACCAGTGTTCCGATTCTTAATGTATCCTGCATCTTGTATGCCACTCCAATATTGGTTTATAGTTAATGCAACATTCCTAGTATATCGCTCATTTTGGGCAAAATCTCTACTTATCTTGTGCTAAACTAGCTGAATCTTGCGGGAGTTGAACCAAGCATGACCTATCCGAAGGAACTTAAGGAATATCCAAGGCTGGAAGAGAAAACGTATCCGTTCCGTCTGTTCTTCAACAACTGCCGGGAGGTATCGCCTGAACAGAACATCCTGTTTCTGCACTGGCATGAGCATTTCGAGATAATCATAATGCGCGAAGGTCAGGCCATTTTTCATGTGGACAGCAAGCCTTATGAAGCCGGGCCGGGGGATGTTCTGATGGTGCCCTCCGGCGGGCTTCATGTCGGCTATAGCCTGTGCAGCGGTGACCTGTCGTATGTCTCGATTGTATTCCATGCCTCGCTGTTCAAGGACCGGAACCAGGATTCCCAGCATGAGCAATTTGTAGCTCCGTACCTCAATAATCTGAATCAGTTCCCGGTTATGCCTGCCGCCCAGCAGCCTGAATGCGCCGCGTATTATCATTTGCTGGAGCGGGTGATTGCCGAAGTGGAGGCGAAGCAGCCGGCTTTTCAGCTCGTGGTGAAGAATCAGCTGCACCTGTTCTTCACCCTGATGTCCCGGGCCTTCCCGGCCCGGCAACGCAGCGAGCGGGAGCACAGCGAACGCCATTCGATCCACCGTGAGCGCTTCAAGCCGCTGCTGGAACACCTGGAGAACCACGCAGATCAGAAGATGTCGATTGAGACCGCTGCCAGGTTTGTGAATCTGAACCCTTTTCATTTCTGCAAAACCTTCAAGAAGCTCACCGGCCGGACGTTCATCGATTATGTGAATTTCTGCAGAATGGATGAGGCGCAGCGGCTGCTGCTGGAGACGGACTTGACGATTACCGAGATCTCAGGCCGGGTCGGCTGTGACAATCCGAATTACTTCACTAAGCTGTACAAGCAGTACAAGGGTCTAACCCCTTCCCAGGCACGAAAACAAGGGTGAAAGAATGGGGCGCTACTGCTGACCATCCGGCCTATGTGGCGCGTACAGTCCAAATGTGGTCGTTTTTTCGACTACATTTGGTCCACGCGCCTCCACCGCAGCAAATGTATTCGGTTTTCCGCATACATTTGGCTCATACGCCTTTCCGGCCTGTCCGGGCCACAGCCCAAAAAACACCGCAGGCCATCAAGTAGCCGGCGGTGTTTCCCTGTCTTCCCTTACATCTCAGATATCGGAACCCAGCGCCGCTGCTCGATCGAACGCTCGACCGCTTCGAGCACCGCCTGGCACTTCACACCGTCGTTGAAGTTCGGCTCCGGCTGGCGTCCCTCCTCAATGGCATTCGACAGCTCCAGCATCTCATGAATGAAGGTATGCTCGAACCCGATGGTGTGGCCCGGCGGCCACCACGCTTCCGAATAGTCATGGGACGGATCGGTGGCTAGCACCCGGCGGAAGCCCTGCACATCCTCGTCATCCGAGGTCAGGTAGACCTCCAGCTCATTCATCCGTTCAAAATCAAACTTCACACTGCCGAGACTGCCATTGATCTCGAAGGAGTTAGTCGAACGATGTCCGGCGGCAAACCGCGTTGCCTCGAAGCTGCCCAGTGCACCGTTCGCAAAGCGGGCCAGGAACAATGTTGCATCATCCACGGTTACGGGACCGCGCGGCGCATCCTTGCCAGCCTTGGCACTCAGCCCCGTCATCTCCGTTGCCAGCGGACGCTCCTTGACAAAGGTCTCGCTCATACCGATAACCTCCTCTACATCTCCGACCAGGAAATGAGCCAGATCAATCAGATGCGCCCCGAGATCACCATGCGATCCCGAACCGGCAACCTCCTTCTGGAGCCGCCAGACCAGCGGGAATTCCGGATCGAGAATCCAGTCTTGCAGGAACCATGCGCGGAAGTGATAGATTGTGCCCAGCCGGCCGCTCTCGATCAGCCGCTTCGCCAGCCGCACCGCCGGGGAGAAACGGTAGTTGAAGCCAATCATATGCGCAATTCCAGCCTTTTCGGCAGCCTCCAGCATCTCGCGGGAATCCTCCAGATTCAGGGCTAGCGGCTTCTCGCAGAAGATATGCTTGCCTGCTGCCGCAGCCGCAAGTGCAATCTCTTTATGGGCATTGCTTGGCGCATTAATATCGACCAGATCAATATCGCTGCGTGCGATCAGTTCTTTCCAGTCGGTCACACTCTCCGACCAGCCAAGCTGTGCTGCCGCCTCTGTAACCGCTTCCTCATTACGTCCGCAGATGACCGACATTTGCGGCTTAACTGCCTTGGGGAAGAACATTGGCAGACTGCGGTAAGCGTTGCTGTGGGCCTTGCCCATGAATTTATAACCTATCATTCCAATGCGTAGCTGTTTCATTTGGTGCCTCCTCACTGAATAGACAACTCGATGTACACGCATACATTTTCTCATTCAGGCTGCACTTAAGTCAAATCGCTTCTTGCCGGACGGCCAGATCCAGCTTACATCAACTCCAGTAAAAAAACGCCCCTCCGGCCAACTTGAACTGTGACCCAATTTGAGGACGGTTTAAAAGAAATACCCTAGAGCTAGCTCGCAAGGAGATGACTTCTGAATTCGTCAGGAGTCATCTTTTTTAATGTCCATTGGTATCGCTCGGAGTTATAGTAGGCAATATATTCCGAAACACGAGCCCTGACTTCCGTAAGATTCTGACAATCTCGAACGCTCATTTCATCTTTCATGTGCCCAAAGAATGACTCCATTGATGCATTGTCCCAACAGTTCCCTTTACGGGACATGGACTGTTGAAAACCTGCCTGCTCCATTTGGAGACGAGTTTTAGGATGCGTGTAGTGCATGCCCTGATCGGAGTGGAAAATGGCTTCTGGATGAAGGTTTCCATCCAGCCGTTCCAGCAGGCGCCGAATGGTCTTTTCAACGAGTGGTAACTCTAGTGTCCCTGCTACACAGTCGGCAAGAATTTGTCTTGTTGCTCCATCTTTTACGCACGATAGATAAGCCCACTGTCCGTTTCCGTACCGCAGGTACGTGATATCGGTTAGAAAGACTTTCTCCGGCTCTTTCTGGTCAAATTGGCGTTTCAGTAAATTGGCACAGGTCTGATGCTCCTGCGTAGCCTTTGCCATCTTACGGTACGGGTTCGCTTGCCGTATGGCCGCGACAAGGTTAAACTTACGCATTAATCGGCGAATCTTCTTGTGGTTCATGGTGACCCCGCTGAGATGCTCCAAACGCATCTTAATCACCAAAGCGCCAGCTCTTCCTTGTAAGGCGTCGAAGTGTTGCTTAATGAGAACAAGGTCACGCTCGTCGTCGGCTGTACGAAGTTGGCGTCTTTGCTCGGAGCCCAGCCATCTGTAATAGCCACTGGTGCTCACGGCGGCGACTTCACAGAGATAACGCGTCATGCGGTTGAGTCCATGGGCTCTCAGGGTGTGATAAATGATCTCGTAGCGCTCCGAAGGGGTTAAGGTCTTCCTTTGTTCCGTTCGAGCGCTTCGAGCTTTTTTAGAAAGTCGACCTCAGCTTCTAGTAATTTGATCTTCGCCTTTGCGCGCTTCAGTTCTTCGTCAGCAGACAAGGGACTCGCAGGCTTTCGCCCAGCGCTGCCTTTGCCACGCCGTTCTTCCAGTAGTCCAAGTTCACCATATTTAGCAAAGCTATCTCTCCAGCGTTTCAAACTATGCTTTGGTTTTTTAGAACCGATGAGATCCAGGTCAAAGCCCGCCCTAAGAAATATTTCTGACGGGGGTGTCCCCTCGTTGTAGGCCTTCACTGCCGATAACTTAAACTCAGCAGTATACGAAATATTCGTCTCGGATACTCGCTGAACATTTGGATTCTTCTCTAATCTTCTGATGCTATCCTCCGTAAATAGGGTTCGATTTAAGTTTCCCACAGCCTTATCCCGCTCCTTTTCCAATATTCTGATTAAAACACAAAAGACCCACAAGAAGGTCACTTTTTTCAAAGTGTCTTTCTTGTGGGTCACAGTTCAACTGGCAGTAAAGGGACGTTCTTCGTCTATATCAGTTCATAATCATTTAACTGCCCATGTTGTAGAACTTAGCGAGCCCGCCCTCTGAAGTTTCACGGTACCTGCTGTTCATATCTAAGCCTGTCTGATACATGGTCTGAACAACCAGATCAAAGGATATTTTACGGGTACCCGACAAGAATTTGGCCAGACTCAGCGCATTGATTGCCCGCATCGCACCGACAGCGTTCCGCTCAATGCAAGGGATCTGAACCAGTCCGTTAATCGGATCGCAGGTTAACCCCAGGTGGTGCTCCATGGCCACCTCCGCTGCATACTCAATCTGGCCGATCTCCATCCCGGACAGTTCAGCCAGTGCAGCTGCTGCCATAGAGCAAGCCGTGCCAACCTCCGCCTGGCAGCCGCACTGAGCGCCGCTGATCGAGGCGTTATGCTTGACCAGATTGCCAATGAGCCCGCCGACGGCCAGCGCCCGTAGAATCTGTTCGTCCGGGACCAGCAGCTTCTCCTGCATATAACGGAGCGAGGCGGGGACAACACCGCAGGCCCCGCAGGTTGGAGCCGTTACGACTGTACCGGCGGCCGCATTCTGTTCATTGACGGCAAAAGCGTACGCGCTGACGATCCGGTTCTCCCGCGTCTCCGGGCTCTCATCCACAGTCCCCTGATGATACAGATATTTCGCCTTGCGTTCGACATTCAGGCCGCCCTCCAGAATACCTGTGACAGACAGTCCTTCGTCGATCGACCGCTTCATCGCTTCCCAGATGCCTTGGAGGAACTCCCAGATCTGTAGGCCTTCACGCTGCTCGACGTAATCGCTTAGACGGATATGATTCGCTTTACAATAGGCACTGATCTCTGCAAAGCTGTTCTCCGGGTAGACATCAGGTCCCCGCTTCTCCTCCCGCCCATCAATCACGATCTCCCCGCCGCCGATACTGGCAACACGCATGGAGGCTGTTTGCTGACCGTCCTGGTAAGCGAACAAGTCCATTGTATTGGGATGAGGCAAATCAAAGTCAGGCTGCGGAACAAATTGAACCTCCGTCCGGACGGGATAGAGTGCCCGAATAATAGCCTTGTCCGTCATATGGCCTTTACCTGTTTTGGCAAGGGAACCATAGATCAGTGCCTTGAACTGGTCTGCGTCTTCATTTTCTGCTTTGAAGATTCCGGCTGCCTTCTCCGGCCCCATGGTATGGGAGCTGGACGGTCCGCTGCCAATCTTGAATAGCTCAGTCAACGATCTCATAGCACCCTTATCCCTTCTCAGTTGTCATTCCTCTGAAAACGTTCCTTAAGCTTCATCAGCCGTTCATGAATCCCCTCTTCATCAATCGCCATGTCAACCAATTGCTGAGTAAGCTGAAGACCCTGATTCTGTGCCAAAGCTTGTTTCCACGGGTGCGCCACAATCGAATGCGTAAGATGTCTTGTAGAGCGGGGGGCCTGCATGATCATCTCTGCCAGCTCCCATGCCCGTGGAAGAAGCTGTTCACGAGGCAATACCTCACTGACCAGACCTAGATCTAATGCCTCTTGAGCATTAATATTCAAGCCCGTGTATGCATAGTATGCCGCTTTCTTGGTTCCCAGTATCCTTTGAAGTGCCAGGACGATTCCATCTCCGGGCGGTACACCACCCAGATAATGGGCATCGAAGAAGGCTGTGTCATCCGTACAAATGGTAATATCACAAAGCGTTCCCAATTGCCAGTGTGCGCCTGTGCCATTGATCGCCCCAATCGTGGGGATGCCCAGGCAATGAACCATATTTTCAATCATCCGGAGTGATTCATGGTACATTTCCAGCTTCCGGCGATTCGGCCAATCCATGAATTTTCTTTTCCAGACTTCAGGATTGCCGGTCTGCCATAACTCTCCTGTCCCTGTAAGAATCATGACCTCATTCTCAGAATCACGGCCAATATCTGACCATACCTGACCATATGCCGCTTGGACCGGCCAGTCGAATTGCAAAGGTCCCCCGTCAGTGTGCATGCGCACTTCGAGGATGCCGCCGCGTCGGGTCATGAGGAACAAGTCCTTGTACTTCTCCGAGTATTCTTCGAGCCGGGTAGGTCCGGTCATCTTTCTATTGAACATCGTTGCCCATCAGGCGTCCTTGCATTTTCTTCAGGCGTTCCAGCGCTCCTTCTTCATCAATGGCCATGTCGTACATCTGGTGGGCAAGCTGGAACCCTTGATCAGCGACCAGAGCCTGCTTCCATGGCCGGGAGATAATGGAGTGAGACAGATGTCTCGTTGAACGCGGTGCCTGCATGATCATCTCCGCCAGCTCCCATGCGCGCGGAAGAAGCTTTTCGCGGGGCAGAACTTCACTGACGATACCCAGGTCCAATGCGGTCTGACCATTGATATTCTTGCCGGTATAGGCGTAGTAGGCTGCTTTTTTGAACCCGATCATGCTCTGCAGTGTGAGCAGCATTCCATCTCCCGGAGGCGTGCCTCCCAGATAATGCGGATCAAAAAAGTCCGCGTCTTCCGTACAAATCGTAATATCACAGAGCGTTGCAAGTTCGCAGTGCGTTCCCGGCCCGTTGACCGCCCCGATGGTCGGAATGTCAATGCAGAAGATCAAATTCTCAAGTAATCTCAGCGATTCATGATACTGTTCGAGCTTCTTTTGCTTCGGCCAGTCCATAAATTTCGTGTTCCAGACCTCAGGGTCGCCAATCAGCCATTTATCCCCGGTTCCCGTAATAATCATGACTTCGTTCTCAGGGTCACGGCCAATATCTGACCAGGCATGAGACCATGCGGTATGAGCTTCCCAATTGTGCGTGTACGAACCTCCATCGGTGTGAAGACGCACTTCAAGGATACCGTCACGGCGTGTCATTAACAGGAATTCCTTGTATTTCTCCGAGTACTCTTCAAATTTGGTCGGTCCAATCATACGTCTCTCTGTCATTGTAATTCCTCCTAAGTTTGGTTTAGAGCTTATCTGTTATTTTCAAGCCAGTCTCTGGCAAAAGCTGCGTAAGCCGCAGCCCCTCTATGAAGCACCTCATCCGAGAACATCGTCTTTGGATGGTGTACAGGGTAACTATAACCTTCTTCGATATTGCCTGCGTTAAGAAACACAGTGGTACTTGGCACCGCCTGAGATACAAATGCGAAATCTTCCGAGCCCATTAATTTACCGCCGGGAACCAGCTCAGTTATACCGATGTAGGAGCCGTCCCCAAAGGTATTTGCAATCGAAGCCCTCATTTGCCCGTTAAGCCCGCCATCCGTTTTCACCTCAGGACACCCCCGCGTATAGATCACTTCCAGTTTTGCCTGAAAAGTCCCTCCGATTCCTGCGGCAATTTCGCGGATACGGTTCTCCATTTTATCCCGCAATGCAGCATTAAATGTGCGCACGCTGCCTTTCAATCTGGCCATATCGGGAATCACGTTGTTCGTCGTTCCGCCTTCCATCACGCCAATGGTAAGGACTGCATTATCAATCGGTGATATTTCCCGGCTAAGGATACCTTGCAGCGCCAGATGAAGATGAGCCGCTACATTTAAGGGGTCCACTGCGGCCTCGGGCATTGCGCCATGTGAGCCCCTTCCCCGGATGATGATTTCGAACCAATCCGAAGAAGCTGATATCGCTCCGCCTTCCTCAGGCACTACAAATTGCCCCATAGGAAGTGGCATTCCGGTCAACACATGAAGCATCATGGCTGCATCCACCTTGGGATTGCCCAGAATCCCATGCTCCAGCATCATCTGTGCCCCGTGCAGCGTCTCTTCACCCGGCTGAAACATAAGCTTAACCGTCCCGCGAAGCTCAGCTTCGTTAGCCTTCAAGATCTCGGCTGCTCCGAGCAGCATGGTAGTATGCATGTCGTGGCCGCAGGCGTGCATGTTACTGTTCAACGACGCGTAAGACAGATCCGTTTCTTCTTGAATGGGCAAAGCGTCCATATCCGCACGGATTAGAACCACCTTCCCGCCATGCTGTCCGCCAATGGTAACTGTTAGCCCTGATTCCCCGACGGGAGTGGGCTTAAGCCCCATCGATTCCAATGCCTCTTTTACGTATGCAGTTGTCTTAGGCAAACTTAGATCAAGCTCTGGAACCGCATGAAGATGATGCCTGTACATGACCATTTTGTCCTGCAGCTGATGAGCCATACTCATTAAGTCTTCAGCTTCTTCACTCACAATGAACATCTCCCGCAACATGAATTAAATGAACGTTTAGTTAGAGTAAACATTATCTCCCCTTTTTATTTTAAGACTTTTTAAGAACACTTTTATCGTACTGGCATTTTTATTCGCTGTCAATATATTTTTAGACATTTTAAGAACATTATTTCAAGGACTGATGGAACATTGTAATATCACATTTATTGTGATATAACTCTTTTGATTGAACTGTTCATGAAAGGAATCAATTATGAAAATCAAGCTGGGTATTATCACGCCAGAGTCCCATATGGATTATTTCCGCGCTATTGAAGAAGAAATGCGGCCCCTATGCCAGTTCCGCTTCCTTATCATCAGCAACTTCCGGGAAACAACGGACATTTATCTCAAAAACCTGGATTCGGTGGATGGATTTGTGATCAGCGGGAGAATGCTTTACGAGGCCATCGACAAGGAATGCCTGGATGACAAGGTACCTGTTCACATTTTGCATGATGATGAGAACCTGCTGTACAGAGAGCTTTTCCGGCTGCTGGTTACAGAACCTGAACTTGATATCTCCCGGATCTATGTGGATTATGCGTATATCATCGAGTCTTTCAGCGAATTCCAGCAATACCTGACTCATGAAGGAAAGCCCGTTAACAGCGGAAATCTGCTTGAGCGGGTGGAGACCATGCTGGAGAACCATATCACGCTATGGGAAGATAAGAAAATAGATCTGTCTATCACGGCGTTCGGCCACTTTGTTCCAGAACTCCAAAAGCACGGCGTCAAATATATCTTAATCCGGCCCACTTTGAAGAGCGTTAAAGAGACCATCAGCGAGATCATCAACGAAATTACCATCCTCAAGCTTAAGAACCAGAGGGCAGTGGTTGCATGTCTATCGGTCCAAAAGAATCAGCAGTCCTCCGAAGAGGAGCTTCATGAGCTGAAAGTCCTGGTCGGCAGGTTTCTGCACGATATAAACCTGGCAGACACAACGCAAATTTCGGATGGCTATGTCAGACTGTACACCACCTACGGCAACTTCATGAGAATCACCTCTAACGCTCATAACTGCTCCCTGCTGGAGTATCTGGAGGAGCGCATACAGGACAAGGTGAAGATCGGGTGGGGCTCGGGGCATGAATATTTTCAAGCGAACGTTAACGCCACCAAGGCTCACAGACAGGCGGAAGCCTATCCGGGCAGTTCCAGCTTTTTCATAGACGAGAATCAGAAGGTTGCCGGCCCCATGCGCAGCATGAATGTCATCCAGTTCTCTGAACAGGGGGACCCGGAAATCATTGCGTTAGCCAAAAGGATCGGAATCAACAACATCAATTTACAGAAAATCATATCCTATGCAGAAATCATGCGAACCAATAAACTGTCCTCCGAGGATGTTGCACAGTGCCTGTCCATGACCGTCAAAGGTGCCAACCGAATTCTTAACAAAATCGAGGAAAGTAAACTCGTACAAACAGTATTTGAAAAAAGGGACAACAGTAAGGGGCGGCCCAAAAAATATTACGAGCTGTTGTTTCTCGACAATGAAGGGCGCAAATTAAGCAGATGATACGCGGATGCACTTGGCAAAAAGGCATGTTTTCAACATAGAAAACATGCCTTTTTGCGCTTTTTTAGCAAGTTAAATGGCTCCTTGGCTAAACGACCAGTGCTGTACATGCTGCAAGAACCGCCGCGTGGCAGGTGAAGCATATTTCATCGAGTTGACTGCGATGCCCAGGGAACGGAAGCTCCGCTCCTCCAGCTCGAGCATGGCTACACGCTCATACTGGAACCGGGTGACCAGCTCTGGAAGGATGCTGATGCCCAGGCCTTTTTCCACCATGGCAATAATGGCGTAATC
The sequence above is a segment of the Paenibacillus sp. FSL R7-0204 genome. Coding sequences within it:
- a CDS encoding sugar phosphate isomerase/epimerase family protein, with the translated sequence MQDTLRIGTLVGGGDALRVIPQIIGHGFESFSLTFWQTTGTTDLAETAARVRELAAEHDFTISSVGIFGNPLTGTGDNSDTVASWERLIDHAHLFGTDLVSGFTGRLPGVSIDESIPKFAEVFGELSKRAAERGVKIAFENCSMDGNWRAGDWNIAHNPTAWEKMFNAVPADNLGLEWEPCHQMVQLIDPIPQLRKWTDKIFHVHGKDATIAWDIIKEYGIHGPKPYVWHRTPGFGDTNWTDVISILRQAGYKGTIDIEGWHDPVYRDDLEMTGQVHALNYLKTCRGGSFIPNPV
- a CDS encoding helix-turn-helix domain-containing protein, with translation MTYPKELKEYPRLEEKTYPFRLFFNNCREVSPEQNILFLHWHEHFEIIIMREGQAIFHVDSKPYEAGPGDVLMVPSGGLHVGYSLCSGDLSYVSIVFHASLFKDRNQDSQHEQFVAPYLNNLNQFPVMPAAQQPECAAYYHLLERVIAEVEAKQPAFQLVVKNQLHLFFTLMSRAFPARQRSEREHSERHSIHRERFKPLLEHLENHADQKMSIETAARFVNLNPFHFCKTFKKLTGRTFIDYVNFCRMDEAQRLLLETDLTITEISGRVGCDNPNYFTKLYKQYKGLTPSQARKQG
- a CDS encoding Gfo/Idh/MocA family protein gives rise to the protein MKQLRIGMIGYKFMGKAHSNAYRSLPMFFPKAVKPQMSVICGRNEEAVTEAAAQLGWSESVTDWKELIARSDIDLVDINAPSNAHKEIALAAAAAGKHIFCEKPLALNLEDSREMLEAAEKAGIAHMIGFNYRFSPAVRLAKRLIESGRLGTIYHFRAWFLQDWILDPEFPLVWRLQKEVAGSGSHGDLGAHLIDLAHFLVGDVEEVIGMSETFVKERPLATEMTGLSAKAGKDAPRGPVTVDDATLFLARFANGALGSFEATRFAAGHRSTNSFEINGSLGSVKFDFERMNELEVYLTSDDEDVQGFRRVLATDPSHDYSEAWWPPGHTIGFEHTFIHEMLELSNAIEEGRQPEPNFNDGVKCQAVLEAVERSIEQRRWVPISEM
- a CDS encoding IS3 family transposase (programmed frameshift); translated protein: MGNLNRTLFTEDSIRRLEKNPNVQRVSETNISYTAEFKLSAVKAYNEGTPPSEIFLRAGFDLDLIGSKKPKHSLKRWRDSFAKYGELGLLEERRGKGSAGRKPASPLSADEELKRAKAKIKLLEAEVGLSKKARSARTEQRKTLTPSERYEIIYHTLRAHGLNRMTRYLCEVAAVSTSGYYRWLGSEQRRQLRTADDERDLVLIKQHFDALQGRAGALVIKMRLEHLSGVTMNHKKIRRLMRKFNLVAAIRQANPYRKMAKATQEHQTCANLLKRQFDQKEPEKVFLTDITYLRYGNGQWAYLSCVKDGATRQILADCVAGTLELPLVEKTIRRLLERLDGNLHPEAIFHSDQGMHYTHPKTRLQMEQAGFQQSMSRKGNCWDNASMESFFGHMKDEMSVRDCQNLTEVRARVSEYIAYYNSERYQWTLKKMTPDEFRSHLLAS
- a CDS encoding L-serine ammonia-lyase, iron-sulfur-dependent, subunit alpha, with protein sequence MRSLTELFKIGSGPSSSHTMGPEKAAGIFKAENEDADQFKALIYGSLAKTGKGHMTDKAIIRALYPVRTEVQFVPQPDFDLPHPNTMDLFAYQDGQQTASMRVASIGGGEIVIDGREEKRGPDVYPENSFAEISAYCKANHIRLSDYVEQREGLQIWEFLQGIWEAMKRSIDEGLSVTGILEGGLNVERKAKYLYHQGTVDESPETRENRIVSAYAFAVNEQNAAAGTVVTAPTCGACGVVPASLRYMQEKLLVPDEQILRALAVGGLIGNLVKHNASISGAQCGCQAEVGTACSMAAAALAELSGMEIGQIEYAAEVAMEHHLGLTCDPINGLVQIPCIERNAVGAMRAINALSLAKFLSGTRKISFDLVVQTMYQTGLDMNSRYRETSEGGLAKFYNMGS
- a CDS encoding enoyl-CoA hydratase/isomerase family protein; this encodes MFNRKMTGPTRLEEYSEKYKDLFLMTRRGGILEVRMHTDGGPLQFDWPVQAAYGQVWSDIGRDSENEVMILTGTGELWQTGNPEVWKRKFMDWPNRRKLEMYHESLRMIENMVHCLGIPTIGAINGTGAHWQLGTLCDITICTDDTAFFDAHYLGGVPPGDGIVLALQRILGTKKAAYYAYTGLNINAQEALDLGLVSEVLPREQLLPRAWELAEMIMQAPRSTRHLTHSIVAHPWKQALAQNQGLQLTQQLVDMAIDEEGIHERLMKLKERFQRNDN
- a CDS encoding enoyl-CoA hydratase/isomerase family protein gives rise to the protein MTERRMIGPTKFEEYSEKYKEFLLMTRRDGILEVRLHTDGGSYTHNWEAHTAWSHAWSDIGRDPENEVMIITGTGDKWLIGDPEVWNTKFMDWPKQKKLEQYHESLRLLENLIFCIDIPTIGAVNGPGTHCELATLCDITICTEDADFFDPHYLGGTPPGDGMLLTLQSMIGFKKAAYYAYTGKNINGQTALDLGIVSEVLPREKLLPRAWELAEMIMQAPRSTRHLSHSIISRPWKQALVADQGFQLAHQMYDMAIDEEGALERLKKMQGRLMGNDVQ
- a CDS encoding M20 metallopeptidase family protein; translated protein: MFIVSEEAEDLMSMAHQLQDKMVMYRHHLHAVPELDLSLPKTTAYVKEALESMGLKPTPVGESGLTVTIGGQHGGKVVLIRADMDALPIQEETDLSYASLNSNMHACGHDMHTTMLLGAAEILKANEAELRGTVKLMFQPGEETLHGAQMMLEHGILGNPKVDAAMMLHVLTGMPLPMGQFVVPEEGGAISASSDWFEIIIRGRGSHGAMPEAAVDPLNVAAHLHLALQGILSREISPIDNAVLTIGVMEGGTTNNVIPDMARLKGSVRTFNAALRDKMENRIREIAAGIGGTFQAKLEVIYTRGCPEVKTDGGLNGQMRASIANTFGDGSYIGITELVPGGKLMGSEDFAFVSQAVPSTTVFLNAGNIEEGYSYPVHHPKTMFSDEVLHRGAAAYAAFARDWLENNR
- a CDS encoding transcriptional regulator, which codes for MKIKLGIITPESHMDYFRAIEEEMRPLCQFRFLIISNFRETTDIYLKNLDSVDGFVISGRMLYEAIDKECLDDKVPVHILHDDENLLYRELFRLLVTEPELDISRIYVDYAYIIESFSEFQQYLTHEGKPVNSGNLLERVETMLENHITLWEDKKIDLSITAFGHFVPELQKHGVKYILIRPTLKSVKETISEIINEITILKLKNQRAVVACLSVQKNQQSSEEELHELKVLVGRFLHDINLADTTQISDGYVRLYTTYGNFMRITSNAHNCSLLEYLEERIQDKVKIGWGSGHEYFQANVNATKAHRQAEAYPGSSSFFIDENQKVAGPMRSMNVIQFSEQGDPEIIALAKRIGINNINLQKIISYAEIMRTNKLSSEDVAQCLSMTVKGANRILNKIEESKLVQTVFEKRDNSKGRPKKYYELLFLDNEGRKLSR